CGTACAGAGATCGATGACCAGGTCGAAGTGCTTGGCGATGCCATTCGCATCGAACAGGTGATTCTCAACCTGCTGCACAACGCCCTCGATGCCATGGCCGAGAGCGATTCGCGCATGTTGCTGGTGCGTATCGCCCGGGCAGGCAATGGTTGCCTGCTCAGCGTCGAGGACAGCGGCGGCGGCATCGCCGAGGAAACCCTGGCTCGCCTGTTCGAGCCCTTCTTTACCACCAAGCCGGTGGGGCAGGGTCTGGGGCTCGGGTTGGCGGTGTCCTACGGTATCGTGCGTGATCTGGGCGGTAGCCTGGAGGCGCACAACGGTGAACGGGGTGCGGTATTCACCATGAGGCTGCCGGCCGCGCCTTGATACCGTGGCGTAGGGTAGATGACGCTTCACCCATCCACCGATGGCCCCCAATCTTGGTGGATGAAAACAGCGTCATCCACCCTTGTATTTTGTTTTTGCTCAAGTCGCTCTTGAGCACAAGGCACCCGGATGCCGTATCCACCCTTGGCGACAAGGCCGTGATGTAGATTTCGCACCGGTTTGCCTGCTTTAACTTGCCAGAGATCGGACAGTATCTTCGACCCGGCCAAGCCGTGAGTCAGCATTCACAAGGTGGATCGCGCAAGCCATGAGCTCTTTTGACTTCATCCCTCTGGGAATCGACATATCCAAGAAGAAAATCGATTGCGCCCTGATGCTGGGTGCAAAATTCAAGAACAAGGTCTTCGCCAATAACCCCGAAGGGTTTGTCGGGTTGTGCGCTTGGATCGATCAGCACGCCCAAGCAACAGTGCACATCTGTATGGAGGCTACGGGCATCTACTGGGAGGCAGTGGCTGTACATCTGGCCAATGCGGGGCATCGCGTCAGTGTCATCAATCCAGCCCTGGCCAAAGCCCATGCTCAATCGCTGGGTCTGCGTAGCAAGACTGATGCAATCGATGCAAAGGCGTTGGCTGATTATTGTCGGCAACGACAACCTGCCCTTTGGGTTGCTCCATCACTTTCGGAGCAGCGGTTAAAAGCGCTGGTACTGCGCCTTCAAGGCCTAGTGACCATGCGCACCGAGGAAAAGAACCGGATCGAGTCGGCCCGTGACTCGGTGCGTGAAAGTCTGGACAAGCACCTGCAATGGCTCGACGAAGAGATCAAGCGTATTGAACTGCAGATATCCCAGACGCTTGATGATGACCCGACGTTACGAGGCAAGCGTGAGCTGCTGATCTCCATCCCTGGTCTTGGGGAACGCACCTTATCCGTTCTATTGGCCTACGGCCTGGGAGGAGAACGCTTCGACAAGGCGCGCCAATTCGTTGCCTTTGCCGGCTTGAGCGTGCGTGCGTATGAGTCTGGCAGCAGCGTCAGGGGCAAGCCGCGGATGTCCAAGGTCGGTCACTCACGGCTGCGCAGTGCGCTGTACATGCCCGCGATGGTGGCTCTGTACAGAACCGACTGGGGGCGTCGCTATCGTGACCGGCTTGCCGGTAACGGCAAGCCAGCCAAAGTCATCATCGGTGCCATGATGCGCAAACTCGTGCATGTGGCCTTTGGCGTGCTGAAGTCCGGACGAAAGTTCGACCCCGAACTCCATGTCGCTTGCGCCAGATAACAGTATCTACGACCAGGGTTTGCAGGCTCGGCCATCGCGGCTAAAGCCGCTCCTACGGGTTCTCATCCTTAGGCTGCGGGTTGCCTCTGCGGATTTCATCCGGGCTACACTGCGGCCTGTTCTCGAGAGGAGGTGGCATGAGCGCTCAGGTCATAGTGGTCGACGACGAAGCGGCGATTCGCGAAGCGGTGCAGCAGTGGCTGGAGCTGTCCGGTTTCGAGGTGCGCAGCTGCGCCAGTGCAGCCGAAGCCCTGGCCCTGGTCGACCGTGACTTCCCCGGCATCGTCGTCAGCGATGTGCGCATGCCCGGTACTGATGGCCTGCAATTGCTCGACAAGCTGTTGCAGATCGATACCGACCTGCCGGTGATCCTGGTCACGGGGCATGGCGATGTGCCCATGGCCGTGCAGGCACTGCGTCAGGGCGCCTATGACTTCATCGAGAAACCCTTCACCCCCGAGCGCCTGCTCGACAGCGTGCGCCGTGCCCTGGACAAGCGCCGCCTGGTCTGTGAGAACCGCCAGCTACGCCAGCAGGTGGCTGACAAGGGGCGTATCGAGAGTCAGTTGATCGGTATTTCCCGGCCGATGGAAAACCTGCGCCGGCAGATCCTCGAATTGGCCGGTACTTCGGTCAACGTTCTGATCCGGGGGGAGACCGGCAGCGGCAAGGAGCGCGTCGCGCGCTGCCTGCACGACTTCAGTTCGCGCGCGAGCAAGGCCTTTGCCGCGCTCAACTGCGCGGCGATTCCCGAGAGCATCTTCGAAAGCGAGCTGTTCGGTCACGAGAGCGGCGCCTTTACCGGTGCCCAGGCGCGACGTATCGGCCGCATCGAGCATGCCGACGGCGGCACCCTGTTCCTCGACGAGGTGGAAAGCATGCCGCTGGCGCAGCAGGTCAAACTGCTGCGCGTGCTGCAGGAAAAAACCCTGGAACGGCTCGGCTCGAATAAGAGCATTCAGGTCGATCTACGGGTGATCAGCGCGGCCAAGCCGGATCTGCTCGATGAAGTGAAGGCCGGACGTTTCCGCGAGGATCTGGTGTATCGCCTGAACGTCGCCACCCTGCACATTCCACCGCTGCGCGAACGCCGCGAGGATATCCCGCTGTTGTTCGAGCACTTCGCGCATGAGGCGGCGCTGCGTCATGGCCGCGAAGCGCCACCGCTGGCGCCGAGCGAGCTGGCGCGTCTGCTCGGGCATGACTGGCCGGGCAACGTCCGCGAGTTGATCAACGCCGCTGAGCGTCATGCCCTGGGGCTGTCCAGCCCGCCGCCGGCCGAGCGCTTCGCCGGCCAGGCACTGGCACAGCAGATGGAGGCCTTCGAGGCGCAATGCCTGCACAACGCCCTGCTGCACTGTCAGGGCAACATCACGGCGGTGATGGAGATGCTGCAGCTACCGCGTCGCACCCTCAATGAGAAGATGCAGCGCCATGGCCTGACGCGCGGTGATTATCTGCCGGGTGGAGAGGAATGACGTACCGCCTGCCGGTGTGGTAGCCGGCTTGACCTGTGGGAGCCCCGCCCCAGGGCGAAGCTTTTGCTATTTCGCGATGGCTGCAATTCGCCGCGAGGCGCGACTCCTACAGGGTGCGTACCTCAATAAGCGGATTTTTGCCGACTCTGTCACGGATGTAGGCGGTTTACCGCTCAGTGACCGCGCGATCTCTGGATAAACCCCCTCTATCTCGGGCTTTTCAGCTCTGGCACGGCATCTGCTACGGCAGATATAGCCGCGCAGCACCTTGCCGACGCGGCGACCATAACAATGACAAGAGGTCAGCCCATGAACAGCCATGTCCCTCGCGCCATGCCGCACTCGTTGCCGTGCATGGGCCGTCTCCCCACCGCGTCTGTCGCGGCTCTTGTCCTGTGTCGCGCCCTGCGCGGCTGATCGCGTAACGCCGACGTCGCCCTTGTAGCGTCGTCTAAAGTGAAACTCTGCATAAAGCCATAACAACGACGGAGATACTTCCATGCGTCTGACCAAGAAAATCAGCCTGTTTGCCGCTGCTGCGGCCATCACTGCCAGCACCGCCGTGCTCGCCGCACCGACTTTCATCAACGTCCTTACCGGCGGCACCAGCGGTGTTTACTACCCGATTGGCGTAGCCCTGTCACAGCTGTACAGCAACGGTATCGAAGGCTCCAAGACCTCGGTGCAGGCGACCAAGGCCTCGGTAGAGAACCTCAACCTGCTGCAGGCCGGTCGTGGCGAGCTGGCGTTCGCCCTCGGTGACTCGGTCGGTGATGCCTGGAACGGTGTCGAAGACGCTGGTTTCAAGACGCCGCTGAAGAAGATCCGCGCCATTGCCGGCACCTACCCGAACTACATCCAGATCGTCGCCAACGCCGAATCCGGTATCAAGACTCTGGAAGACCTCAAGGGCAAGCGCATCTCCGTCGGCGCGCCGAAGTCCGGCACCGAGCTGAACGCCCGCGCCATCTTCGAAGCCGCTGGCCTGAGCTACCAGGACATGGGCAAGGTCGAGTTCCTGCCCTATGCCGAGTCGGTCGAGCTGATCAAGAACCGTCAGCTGGACGCCACTCTGCAGTCCTCCGGTCTGGGCATGGCGGCCATTCGTGATCTGGCTTCGACCATGAAGATCAGCTTCGTCGCCATTCCGGCCGAAGTGACCGCGAAGATCGACAACGCTGCCTACGAGGCTGCCACCATCCCGGCCGGTACCTATGATGGTCAGGACGCCGATGTGCCCACCGTGGCGATCAACAACATTCTGGTCACTCACGAGGGCGTCTCCGACGAAGTGGCCTACCAGATGACCAAGCTGATGTTCGACAACCTTGACCGCCTGGGCACCGCTCACTCTGCGGCCAAGGACATCAAGCTGGAAAGCGCTACCAAGAACCTGCCGATTCCGCTACACCCGGGTGCCGAGCGCTTCTACAAGGAAGCCGGCGCACTGTAATTACGACACGGGCCGCGACGAGTCCGTCGCGGTCCGGCTCTCACAGAAGCGCGAATAAAACCGTCGCCCGCTGGCGGTGGGTTTTGTTGGCGACTCTGTCACCGCAATCGAAGTAGTCATGAGGTGTGCACTCCATGAGTGAACAAAACAACGGCCTGGCGGCCAGCCCGTCTGACTGGCCGAAGGCGCTTTTTGCCGTTGCGCTGCTGTTCTCCATCTTCCAGATCGTTACTGCCGCTTTCCATCCGGTATCCACTCAGGTGTTGCGTGCGGTACACGTCGGCTTTCTGCTGTTGCTGGTGTTCATCAGCTTCCCGGCCCTCGGCAAGGGGCGTCCGTGGCAACCGCTGGCCTGGCTGCTGGGCCTGGCTGGCATGGCCACGGCCATCTACCAGTGGTACTTCGAGGCGGACCTGATTCAGCGTTCCGGTGACCTGACCACTGGCGACATGATCGTCGGCCTGACCCTGATCGTGCTGGTATTCGAAGCCGCGCGCCGGGTCATGGGGATCGCCCTGCCGATCATCTGTGCCTGCTTCCTCGTTTATGGCCTTTTCGGCCAGTATCTGCCGGGTGATCTGATGCATCGCGGCTACGGCCTCGACCAGATCGTCAACCAGCTGTCGTTCGGCACCGAAGGCCTGTACGGCACGCCGACCTACGTCTCGGCCACCTACATCTTCCTGTTCATCCTGTTTGGTGCCTTCCTCGAGCAGGCCGGGATGATCAAGCTGTTCACCGACTTCGCCATGGGCCTGTTCGGCCACAAGGTCGGCGGCCCGGCCAAGGTGTCGGTGGTGTCCTCGGCACTGATGGGCACCATCACCGGCTCCGGCGTGGCCAACGTGGTTACCACCGGGCAGTTCACCATCCCGCTGATGAAGCGCTTCGGCTACAAGCCGGCCTTCGCCGGTGGCGTCGAGGCGACCTCGTCGATGGGCAGCCAGATCATGCCGCCGATCATGGGCGCCGTGGCCTTCATCATGGCCGAGACCATCAACGTACCCTTCTTCGAGGTGGCCAAGGCCGCGCTGATCCCGGCGCTGCTCTACTTCGGCTCGGTATTCTGGATGGTTCACCTGGAGGCCAAGCGTGCCAACCTGCGCGGCCTGCCCAAGGACGAATGCCCGAATCCGTGGAAAGCCGTGCGTGAGCGCTGGTTCCTGCTGATCCCGCTGTTCATCCTTATCTACCTGCTGTTCTCTGGCCGCACGCCATTGTTCTCCGGTACTGTCGGCCTGGCGCTGACCGCCATGGTCATCCTCGGCTCGGCGATCATCCTGCGGGTGTCGTCGAAGGCCATGCGCTTCGCCTTCTGGATTGCCCTGGGCGTACTCTGTGCCGGCTTCTTCCAGCTCGGTATCGGCGTGGTGTTTGGCGTTATCGCCGCGCTGGTGGCGATCTGCTGGTTCGTCAAGGGTGGCCGTGAAACCCTGACCCTGTGCCTGCATGCGCTGGTCGAAGGTGCGCGTCATGCGGTGCCGGTCGGTATCGCCTGCGCCTTGGTCGGCGTGATCATCGGTGTGGTGTCGCTGACCGGGGTGGCCTCCACCTTCGCCGGCTACATCCTCGCCATTGGCCAGGACAACCTGTTCCTGTCGCTGGTGCTGACCATGCTCACCTGCCTGGTGCTGGGCATGGGTATTCCGACCATCCCCAACTACATCATCACCAGCTCGATCGCTGCGCCGGCCCTGCTGGAACTGGGTGTACCGCTGATCGTCTCGCACATGTTCGTCTTCTACTTCGGCATCATGGCCGACCTCACCCCACCGGTGGCACTGGCCTGCTTCGCTGCCGCGCCGATTGCCAAGGAGCGCGGGCTGAAGATCAGTTTCTGGGCCGTGCGTATCGCCGTGGCCGGTTTCGTCGTGCCCTACATGGCGGTGTATTCGCCGGCGCTGATGCTGCAGGGTGATAGTCTGCTGGCAACCGTCTACGTCGGTCTCAAGGCGTTGCTGGCCATCGGCATCTGGGGTGCGGTGTTCACCGGCTTCCTGCAGGCCAAACTGAGCTGGTGGGAGCGCATTCTCGGTTTCGCTGCTGGCGCCAGCCTGATCCTGGCCACGCCGATCAGTGACGAAATCGGCTTTGCCCTCAGCGCCATCTTCATCGCTCAGCACTTCTGGCGCGCTCGCCGCGCCGAGGTCGCGACAGCGTGATCGGCCTGTGTCTGGGCTTGGCCGGTGCGGTGTGGGCAGAGCTGCCCACGCCGGCCTTCACCCTGGCCTGGACGCACAGCATCGAAAAGGTTCGCTGGGAAGAGGATTACCGCGTCACCACCGAGGGGCTGCTGCTCGGTGAGGCGCGGGTCAAGGGTTCCGGTGCCGGCATGGAGATTCCCGACGGCGCCGAACTGCGCAATGGCAGCTGGCACTACCAGCGTCAGCTACCGCCTTTGCAACCCCTGCGAGTCGGGCGTACGCCCGAAGCCGGGGATTACCAACTGTGTATTGACCAGCGTTGTCGCCCGATGAGCGACTGGCTCGGCCCGCCAAAAGCGAGCCAGCCGGCGTTGGAACTCTGGAGCTGTGAGCTGAGCACCCCTGCGGCCGACGCGGGTTAGGTTCGCCCGAGCGGACTCAGGCTCCCGGTGCCACAAGTGCCGGATCAAAAGAAGGAAACCCCCATGCGGCGCGAGCCTGTGGGGGTTTTGTTCATGTGCGCCCTGGGTATCACGCCTGGCGCCAGCCGAATCCGATTCTGCGTGAGCGGACCTGCGATGGACGTCAGCGACAGCCACACTTAGCTGCCGGAAATCAGCCCCGGCAATTGTTCGGCCAGCTTGGCGTTGTTGATCGGTGCGCGGATGAAACCGCGCTGGGTGCCATCTGGGCCGATGATTACCAGGTTGCCGCTGTGGTCGACGGTGTAGTTTTCCTTGCTGGTGTCCGCCGGAATGTAGGGAATGCTTACCGAGTTGGCGAACTTCTGCAGGGTTTCCTCTTCGCCGGTCAGCCCCTTGAAGCCGGCATTGAAGAAGCCCAGGTACTTGCTCAGCTGCTCCGGCGTATCACGATGCGGATCGACGCTGACCATCACCACCTCGAGTCGCGCGCGGGTTTCTTCCGGCAGTTGGGTCTGCAACTGGCGCAGTTGGGCGAGGGTGGCCGGGCAGATATCCGGGCAGAAGGTGTAGCCGAAGAACAACAGCTTCCAGTTGCCCTTGAGCTGATCAACCGCGACGGTCTGGCCGTCCTGATCGATCAGGCTCAGCGCCGGCAGGCTGCGGTTCTGCGGCAGCAGGACGATACCGGCGTCGAGCAGCGCGGCCGGGTCGCCCTGGCCCTTGCTGCTCAGCACCTTGTTGACGGTCAGCCCCAGCACCAGGGCGACGATGGCGACAAGAACGAAAACCGTTGTGTGGGTACGCGTCATGAAAAACCTTAGATATTCAGCAGCAGGTAATGGTCCGCCAGCAGCGCGATAAACAGCAGGAACAGATACCAGATACTGTACTTGAAGGTGTTGATCGCCGCGTGCGGTTTGCTGTCACGGTACAGCACCCAGGCCCAATGCAGGAAGCGCACGCCCAGCAGCACGGCGCAGGCCAGGTACAGCGGCCCGCTCATGTGGATGGCGTAGGGCAGCAGGGTTACCGCGAACATCACCAGGGTGTAGAGCAGGATGTGCACCTTGGTGTAGTGCTCGCCGTGGGTCACCGGCAGCATGGGGATGTCGGCCTTGGCGTATTCGGCCTTGCGGTGGATGGCCAGCGCCCAGAAGTGCGGCGGTGTCCAGGCGAAGATGATCAGCACCAGCAGCAGCGGCTCGGCACTCAGGTGGCCGGTAACCGCGACCCAGCCGAGCAGCGGCGGCGCAGCGCCTGCCAGGCCGCCGATGACGATGTTCTGCGGCGTGGCGCGCTTGAGAAAGCCGGTGTAGATCACTGCATAGCCGAGCAACGAGGCCAGCGTCAGCCAGGCGGCTAGTTCGTTGGTGAACAGCAGCAGCAGGCTCATGCCGGCGATGGCCAGCAGCAGGGCGAAGGTCAGTGCGGCGGCGGGCGAGACGCGCCCGGCGGTGACCGGCCGTTTGTGCGTGCGCGCCATGATCGAGTCGATACGCCGATCCACCACATGGTTGACCGCCGCCGCCGCGCCGGCACACAGCCCGATACCGAGGTTGCCGAACAGCAGCACCGTCCAGGGCACCCCGGCACGGGTAGCGAGGAACATGCCGACCAGCGAGGTGATCAGCATCAGCAGCACCACCCGAGGTTTGGTCAGCTCCAGATAATCGCGCCAGGTGGCATGTTCGGCATGGGCTTGCAGGATGGTCGCCATGGCATTTCTCCCTGATTCGTTATTTACCGGCCTGCAGCAGGCCGTTGGACGCCAGAGCTGCGTGGGCATGCACGGCATGCCTGCGCTCACCTGCCGTACGCAGGCGATAGTTGATCAGCACCATGCTCAGCAGCAGGGCCGCGCCGCCAGCGTTGTGCGCCACCGCCACCAGCAGCGGCAGGTGGAAGATCACGTTGCTGATACCTAGGCCCACCTGCCCGGCCAGCGCCAGCAGCAGCAGGCCAGCCAGGCGCGACAGCCCGGCCACATGCAGCCGCCAGGCCAGCACCAGCAGCGCCAGCGTGACCAGCAGCGCGCCGATGCGGTGGCTCATGTGAATGGCGGTGCGCGCGTCACTGTCGAGCTGCCCGCCCAGGTAGTTGGGGCCGATGTGCTGGGTCAGGTGAAAGCCCTTGCCAAAATCCATCGCCGGCCACCACTCGCCGTGACAGGTGGGCAGGTCGACGCAGGCCACGGCCGCATAGTTGGAGCTGACCCAGCCGCCGAGGGCGATCTGCCCGATAACCAATAGCAGACACGCTGCCGCCAATGTGCGCAGGCGTGCCGGCAACTGCAGCGGGGCGAAGCGTCCGGACAGGCGCAGCGTGAGCAGGGTCAGCAGGCTGAGCGTGGCGAAACCGCCGAGCAGGTGCGCGGTAACCACCTGCGGCCATAGCTGCAGGGTGACCGTCCACATGCCGAATGCGCCCTGCAGGATCACCAGCGCCAGAATCGCCAGCGGCAGCTTGAGCGGCTGGGCTGGCTCGGTGCGGCGGCGCACGGCCTGGGCCGCGATGACGAGAATCACCAGGCCCAGGGCGCCGGCGAAGTAGCGGTGGATCATCTCGTACCAGCCCTTGGCGACTTCCACCGGGGCATCGGGGAAGCGTGCCTCGGCGATGGCCTGCTTGTGCTCGCTCATCGGTACGCCGAGAAAGCCATAGCAGCCGGGCCAGTCCGGGCAGCCCAGGCCGGCATGGGTCAGGCGGGTGTAGGCACCCAGTAGCACCACCACCACGGTCAGGAGGGTGGCGAACAAGGCTAGACGGTAACCGGGCTTGTGCATGTCGACTCCTTGGGCTCTGGGCCGGCGCTCTGCCTCTCGGGGCAGCGCACGCCGTCAACCGATCAGGGAAATTTTCAGCAGGTAGCGCAGATCATCGAGAATGGCCTTGCCCTTGCTGCCGGCCGGGTAGCGCAGCACCAGATTGCCGTGCGGGTCGACCAGCCACAGTTGTGCGCCCGGCGCGGCCTCGGCGGCCCTGGCATAGGCTTGCAGATCCAGCTGATAGCGACCGAGTTGCGGGTACTCGCGCTTGAGTGTGGCGTCGTAGTCGGCGTTCAGCGGTTCGGCCAGTGCCAGGCCGTGGCTGGCGCGGGCGGTCTCGCGGTTGAGGCCGATCTGAATCTGCCGCGCCAGGTACACCAACTGCTGGCAGTCCGCCTCGCATGCACCCGGCGCCGTGACCAGAATCTGCCAGCGGGGTGCCACCTCACCCTGCACGCCGAGGTCGGCCAGGGTGCGCCCGTCACCGATCAGTACGCCGTGGTAGCTGCGCGTTTCCGGCACCCAGAAGCGCCACTGATACATGGCACTGGCGAGAAACATCGGGCCGATGGCGATGGCCAGAATCAGCAGAAGCTGCAGGCGCCCGCGCCCCTTGCGCTGCGTTTCAGGCATGGCGATGGCTGGGTTCATGACGATGCTCCCGTGCATTGTGAATTCCGAGATAGATGAACAGGCCCAGCAGTGCGGCCGCCAGGGCGAACCACTGCACTGCATAGCCGAGATGTTTGCTCGGGCTCATGGCCACCACCGGCCAGTCGACGCGGTAGCTGGCCGGGCCTGGCTGCAGGCGCGTTTCGAAAGACAGGCCGCCACGGCCCAACTGCTGCCAGAGGCTGTCGGCCTCGACCCGGGTGATCAGCCGTGGCCAGCCTTCGGAGGCTGTACCTGCGCCCAGGTTCATTCCAGCGGCGGGTGCCACGTAGACCCAGGCAGTGAGCTGCAGCATGCCTTCGGGGGTCTCGAAGCGTGGTGGCGTACGCCGGTCCGGCCAGGGTAGCCAGCCACGGTTGAGCAATACCCAGAGTCCGCTGGGCTGGTCATAGAAGGGTTGCAGCAACTCGACACCGGCCTGGCCATCGCGGATACGGCTGTCGAGCAGCAGGCTGTGTTCGCTGTCGAGAAAACCACGCAGCTGGACGCGGCGGTAGGCAGGGTCCGGCATGGGTTCGAGCTGCTCGAGGCTGATCGGCTCGGCTTGCCGCCGTGCCTCGAAGCTGGCCAGCAGCTGGCGCTTCTCCTCGCCGCGCTGCAATTGCCAGACACCCAGCCAGAGCAGGCCCGGCAGCAACAGGGCGACCAGCAGGCTGGGCAGCCAGCCGGGGCGGAAGGCGTTCATGGCTGCCTGCCGTTGTGGTTGGGGTTGCTGGCTATACTGCAGTGCATCACGTCAATCCCCCGGAGTCTCGCATGCTCAAGGCCGCGATCGTCCTCATGCTGTTGGCCACTCTCGTCAGCCTGTTCAGCGGCCTGTTCTTCCTGGTCAGGGATGAAGGCCATGGTTCCCGCGTGGTCGGCGCCCTGACTGTCCGTGTCGGCCTGACCGGTATCACCGTTGCCCTGATCGCCTGGGGCTTCTACTCAGGGCAACTGGTATCCCACGTTACCTGGTAGCCCCCGCTACAGGACGTAGACGAAGATGAACAGCCCCAGCCAGACCACGTCGACGAAGTGCCAGTACCAGGCGGCGGCTTCGAAACCGAAGTGCTGATCAGGGGCGAAATGCCCGCGCATGATGCGTATCAGCATCACGATCAGGATGATGGTGCCCAAGGTCACATGCGCACCGTGGAAGCCGGTGAGCATGAAGAAGGTCGCACCGTAGATGCCCGAGCCCAGGGTCAGCCCAAGCTCGGTGTAGGCCTCGATGTATTCCTCGACCTGAAAGAACAGGAACGCCAGGGCCAGCACGATGGTCGCGGCCAGCCAGGCCTTGAGCGGGCCACGGTGGTTCTTCTTCAGGGCATGGTGGGCGAAGGTGATGGTGACGCTCGATGACACCAGCAGGATGGTATTGAGCAGTGGCAGGTGCCACGGATCGATCACCCCACTGGGTGGCGTGAACAGCTTGGAATCAGGGTTTTGCAGCAGCGGCCAGCTGTATTCGAAACCTTCCCAGAGCATGTTGGTGACGCCCTTGTCACCTTCGCCGCCGAGCCAGGGGCCTGCAAAGGTGCGGATGTAGAACAGGGCGCCGAAGAAGGCGGCGAAGAACATCACCTCGGAGAAGATGAACCAGCTCATGCCCCAGCGGAACGAGCGATCCATCTGCGCACTGTAGAGGCCGGCGCGGCTTTCCTTGATGACGTTGCCGAACCAGCCGAACAGCATCCAGGCCAGAATCAGCCCGCCGACGAAGAAGATCAGTGGGCCGTTGGAGCCCTCGCGCTCTGCCGAGAGATCGTTGAACCAGGTGCCGACACCGTAGAAGCTGACCAACAGACCGATGCTGGCAACGATGGGCCATTTGCTCTGCGCCGGTACGTAATAATTCTCGTGACTTTCATGACTCGACATTGTTGTTCTCCTTATGGAGCCTGTGCCACTGGCGGTTTGCTCGCCGTGATATCGAACAGCGTGTAGCCCAGCGTCAGGTGCTTCACGTCCTGTGGCAGGTCACGGTCGACGATGAAGCGCACCGGCATTTCGATGCGTTCGCCTGGCTGCAGCACCTGCTGGGTGAAACAGAAGCACTCGGTCTTGTGAAAGAAGGCCGCCGCCCGCGATGGCGATACGCTGGGGACGGCCTGCGCCATCATCGGCTGGTCGCTGGGGTTGTAGGCGACGAACAACATGTCGCGTGCTTCGCCCGGGTGAACCACTATTTCGTCCGCTTGCGGGCCGAACTCCCAGATCATCCCGGCCGAATTGGTGGCGAGAAACTGCACGCGCACCTCTCGAGCCACGTCGATGATCTGCTCACCCTGGTAGGCCCCTGCCGTCTTGCCGTTGATGCCGAATACCCGGCACATGGCGTCGTAGAAAGGCGGCAGGACGAAGATGCCGAAGCAGAACATCACCACCACCACGACCAGCAGACGGCTAACCAGACGACGAGTCGCAATGACCTCGCTCACGGCAGACCTCCTACTTCACTTCCGGCGGTGTACTGAAGGTGTGGTAGGGCGCCGGTGACGGCACCGTCCACTCCAGGCCTTCGGCACCGTCCCAGGGTTTGGCCGGGGCCGGCTTGCCACCACGGATGCACTTGATGACGATGAACAGGAACAGCAACTGGGTGGCGCCGAACATGAAGGCGCCGATGCTGGAGACCATGTTGAAGTTGGCGAACATCATGTTGTAGTCGGGGATGCGCCGTGGCATGCCGGCCAGGCCGACGAAGTGCATCGGGAAGAACGCCAGGTTCATGCCGATGAAACTCATCCAGAAATGCAGCTTGGCCAGGGTTTCGTCATACATGTGGCCGGTCCACTTGGGCAGCCAGTAATAGGCCGAAGCGAAGATGCCGAAGATCGCACCGGGTACCAGCACGTAGTGGAAGTGCGCCACCACGAAGTAGGTGTCGTGGTACTGGAAGTCCGCCGGGGCGATGGCCAGCATCAGC
This region of Pseudomonas wenzhouensis genomic DNA includes:
- a CDS encoding IS110 family transposase, with the protein product MSSFDFIPLGIDISKKKIDCALMLGAKFKNKVFANNPEGFVGLCAWIDQHAQATVHICMEATGIYWEAVAVHLANAGHRVSVINPALAKAHAQSLGLRSKTDAIDAKALADYCRQRQPALWVAPSLSEQRLKALVLRLQGLVTMRTEEKNRIESARDSVRESLDKHLQWLDEEIKRIELQISQTLDDDPTLRGKRELLISIPGLGERTLSVLLAYGLGGERFDKARQFVAFAGLSVRAYESGSSVRGKPRMSKVGHSRLRSALYMPAMVALYRTDWGRRYRDRLAGNGKPAKVIIGAMMRKLVHVAFGVLKSGRKFDPELHVACAR
- a CDS encoding sigma-54-dependent transcriptional regulator, encoding MSAQVIVVDDEAAIREAVQQWLELSGFEVRSCASAAEALALVDRDFPGIVVSDVRMPGTDGLQLLDKLLQIDTDLPVILVTGHGDVPMAVQALRQGAYDFIEKPFTPERLLDSVRRALDKRRLVCENRQLRQQVADKGRIESQLIGISRPMENLRRQILELAGTSVNVLIRGETGSGKERVARCLHDFSSRASKAFAALNCAAIPESIFESELFGHESGAFTGAQARRIGRIEHADGGTLFLDEVESMPLAQQVKLLRVLQEKTLERLGSNKSIQVDLRVISAAKPDLLDEVKAGRFREDLVYRLNVATLHIPPLRERREDIPLLFEHFAHEAALRHGREAPPLAPSELARLLGHDWPGNVRELINAAERHALGLSSPPPAERFAGQALAQQMEAFEAQCLHNALLHCQGNITAVMEMLQLPRRTLNEKMQRHGLTRGDYLPGGEE
- a CDS encoding TAXI family TRAP transporter solute-binding subunit, whose amino-acid sequence is MRLTKKISLFAAAAAITASTAVLAAPTFINVLTGGTSGVYYPIGVALSQLYSNGIEGSKTSVQATKASVENLNLLQAGRGELAFALGDSVGDAWNGVEDAGFKTPLKKIRAIAGTYPNYIQIVANAESGIKTLEDLKGKRISVGAPKSGTELNARAIFEAAGLSYQDMGKVEFLPYAESVELIKNRQLDATLQSSGLGMAAIRDLASTMKISFVAIPAEVTAKIDNAAYEAATIPAGTYDGQDADVPTVAINNILVTHEGVSDEVAYQMTKLMFDNLDRLGTAHSAAKDIKLESATKNLPIPLHPGAERFYKEAGAL
- a CDS encoding TRAP transporter permease; translated protein: MSEQNNGLAASPSDWPKALFAVALLFSIFQIVTAAFHPVSTQVLRAVHVGFLLLLVFISFPALGKGRPWQPLAWLLGLAGMATAIYQWYFEADLIQRSGDLTTGDMIVGLTLIVLVFEAARRVMGIALPIICACFLVYGLFGQYLPGDLMHRGYGLDQIVNQLSFGTEGLYGTPTYVSATYIFLFILFGAFLEQAGMIKLFTDFAMGLFGHKVGGPAKVSVVSSALMGTITGSGVANVVTTGQFTIPLMKRFGYKPAFAGGVEATSSMGSQIMPPIMGAVAFIMAETINVPFFEVAKAALIPALLYFGSVFWMVHLEAKRANLRGLPKDECPNPWKAVRERWFLLIPLFILIYLLFSGRTPLFSGTVGLALTAMVILGSAIILRVSSKAMRFAFWIALGVLCAGFFQLGIGVVFGVIAALVAICWFVKGGRETLTLCLHALVEGARHAVPVGIACALVGVIIGVVSLTGVASTFAGYILAIGQDNLFLSLVLTMLTCLVLGMGIPTIPNYIITSSIAAPALLELGVPLIVSHMFVFYFGIMADLTPPVALACFAAAPIAKERGLKISFWAVRIAVAGFVVPYMAVYSPALMLQGDSLLATVYVGLKALLAIGIWGAVFTGFLQAKLSWWERILGFAAGASLILATPISDEIGFALSAIFIAQHFWRARRAEVATA
- a CDS encoding DUF1850 domain-containing protein, with translation MIGLCLGLAGAVWAELPTPAFTLAWTHSIEKVRWEEDYRVTTEGLLLGEARVKGSGAGMEIPDGAELRNGSWHYQRQLPPLQPLRVGRTPEAGDYQLCIDQRCRPMSDWLGPPKASQPALELWSCELSTPAADAG
- a CDS encoding SCO family protein; translated protein: MTRTHTTVFVLVAIVALVLGLTVNKVLSSKGQGDPAALLDAGIVLLPQNRSLPALSLIDQDGQTVAVDQLKGNWKLLFFGYTFCPDICPATLAQLRQLQTQLPEETRARLEVVMVSVDPHRDTPEQLSKYLGFFNAGFKGLTGEEETLQKFANSVSIPYIPADTSKENYTVDHSGNLVIIGPDGTQRGFIRAPINNAKLAEQLPGLISGS